One region of Terricaulis silvestris genomic DNA includes:
- a CDS encoding dihydroneopterin aldolase, with the protein MADLQIIRIEDAKALVRVGVPEPERANPQEVRISVTMALANPPAYPEHDRIGATVDYDRILHFIRDDLGAPAHLIETLADRVAGHCLSLSERARWVEVTVKKPSVLSGDGLVSVSIRRER; encoded by the coding sequence ATGGCCGATCTCCAGATTATCCGCATCGAGGACGCCAAGGCGCTGGTGCGCGTCGGCGTGCCGGAGCCCGAGCGTGCGAACCCGCAGGAAGTACGGATTTCCGTGACGATGGCGCTGGCCAATCCGCCGGCTTATCCGGAGCACGATCGGATTGGCGCGACGGTGGACTACGACCGTATCTTGCACTTCATCCGCGATGACCTGGGCGCGCCCGCGCATTTGATCGAAACGCTGGCCGACCGCGTCGCGGGGCATTGCTTGTCGCTGAGCGAGCGGGCGCGCTGGGTTGAGGTGACGGTGAAAAAGCCGTCGGTGCTTTCTGGCGATGGCTTGGTGTCGGTCTCAATCCGGCGCGAGCGTTAG
- a CDS encoding DMT family transporter, protein MPPLAIAAALTSALIHASWNAALKGGRGDRIADAFLIAVGGMLTWGVVALLLPPPVAAAWPYLIASVLIHLVYWYTLFSAYDAGDMSHIYTLSRGSAPMLVAFGAAITAHEIPPVVKMIGVALVSVGVLLVGFSPRAPLKATLWALSIGVCIAAYSLIDALGARAGGDALIYVAWTSGIMGVPMIAFAFWRRGRQLLKDAAVQPLKGIFIGVISFAGYGLVLWAQTFAPIAQVTALRETSVVFGAIIAFLFLREHLGSRRWLGAVVVAAGAGLIAFA, encoded by the coding sequence ATGCCGCCTCTCGCCATCGCCGCCGCGCTGACATCCGCGCTCATTCACGCCAGCTGGAATGCGGCGTTGAAGGGCGGGCGCGGGGATCGGATCGCCGATGCGTTTCTGATTGCGGTCGGCGGCATGCTGACATGGGGCGTGGTTGCGCTGCTGTTGCCGCCTCCCGTTGCGGCAGCGTGGCCGTATCTGATCGCCTCGGTGCTGATCCATCTGGTTTATTGGTACACGCTGTTCAGCGCCTACGACGCCGGCGACATGAGCCACATCTACACGCTGTCGCGCGGTTCGGCGCCGATGCTGGTGGCGTTCGGCGCGGCGATCACGGCGCACGAGATTCCGCCCGTGGTAAAGATGATCGGCGTGGCTTTGGTGTCGGTCGGCGTGCTGCTGGTGGGCTTTAGTCCGCGCGCGCCGCTGAAGGCGACGCTGTGGGCGCTGAGCATTGGCGTTTGCATCGCCGCGTACTCGCTGATCGACGCGTTGGGCGCGCGCGCTGGCGGCGATGCGCTGATCTATGTGGCGTGGACCTCCGGGATCATGGGCGTGCCGATGATCGCGTTCGCGTTCTGGCGGCGCGGGCGGCAGCTCTTGAAGGATGCGGCCGTGCAGCCGTTGAAGGGCATTTTCATCGGCGTGATTTCGTTCGCCGGCTACGGTCTGGTGCTGTGGGCGCAGACGTTTGCGCCGATCGCGCAGGTGACGGCGTTGCGGGAGACGTCCGTGGTGTTCGGCGCGATCATCGCGTTTCTCTTCCTGCGCGAGCATCTAGGGTCGCGGCGGTGGCTGGGCGCGGTCGTGGTGGCCGCTGGCGCTGGCCTGATCGCGTTTGCCTGA
- a CDS encoding saccharopine dehydrogenase family protein — MSAQEFDVIVYGATGFTGRLVADYLLKTYGVGGEVRWAMAGRDREKLKAVSIELGAPMDLPLITVASGELDALANRARVIITTVGPYQLYGEGLLGACVKAGVDYIDLCGEPNWMAAMIAKYETQAKQTGSRIVFSGGFDSIPFDCGVWYLQGKARERFGQPAQHVRGRVRKMKGGASGGTMASMLATFEAVRRDPRIGEQMLDPFALSPEQLVPQPSGEGAVNDADIPTWSAPFIMATINTKNVHRTNALTNYAYGRNFTYDEMMMTGEGDDGEKRANAAVKSSNMQRTLLGFAPTRALLKQFALPKPGQGPSKEERENGMFDVLFVGKTPDGRSIRTSVYGEKDPGYGCTSKMISEAALCLNDTPRSTTPGGIYTPAAAMGDALIDRLQARAVLRFQVEDEVKQVRAGPLPPDYQTA; from the coding sequence ATGAGCGCACAGGAATTCGACGTCATCGTCTATGGCGCGACCGGCTTCACGGGCCGCTTGGTCGCCGACTATCTGCTGAAGACGTACGGCGTTGGCGGTGAGGTACGCTGGGCCATGGCAGGCCGCGACCGCGAAAAGCTCAAAGCCGTCAGCATAGAACTCGGCGCACCGATGGATCTGCCGCTGATCACGGTCGCGAGCGGCGAACTCGACGCCCTGGCCAATCGCGCTCGCGTCATCATCACCACCGTCGGCCCCTATCAGCTCTACGGCGAAGGTCTGCTCGGCGCGTGCGTGAAAGCCGGCGTTGACTACATCGATCTCTGCGGCGAGCCGAACTGGATGGCGGCGATGATCGCCAAGTACGAAACGCAGGCCAAGCAAACCGGCTCGCGCATCGTGTTCTCCGGCGGCTTTGACTCGATCCCGTTCGATTGCGGCGTTTGGTATTTGCAAGGCAAAGCGCGCGAACGCTTCGGCCAACCGGCGCAACACGTGCGCGGCCGCGTGCGCAAGATGAAGGGCGGCGCGTCCGGCGGCACCATGGCGTCGATGCTCGCCACCTTCGAAGCCGTGCGCCGCGATCCTAGAATCGGCGAACAGATGCTCGATCCCTTTGCGCTTTCGCCCGAGCAACTCGTGCCGCAACCCTCCGGCGAAGGCGCCGTGAATGACGCGGATATCCCGACCTGGTCGGCGCCGTTCATCATGGCGACGATCAACACCAAGAACGTACACCGCACCAATGCGCTGACCAACTATGCCTATGGCCGCAATTTCACCTACGACGAAATGATGATGACCGGCGAAGGCGACGACGGCGAAAAACGCGCCAACGCCGCGGTGAAGTCATCCAACATGCAGCGCACATTGTTGGGTTTTGCGCCGACGCGCGCGTTGCTGAAGCAATTCGCGCTGCCGAAGCCCGGCCAAGGCCCATCGAAAGAAGAGCGCGAGAACGGTATGTTCGACGTGCTGTTCGTCGGCAAAACACCGGACGGCCGCTCGATCCGCACCAGCGTCTATGGCGAGAAAGATCCGGGCTACGGCTGTACGTCCAAGATGATCAGCGAAGCCGCACTCTGCTTGAACGACACGCCCCGCTCCACCACACCCGGCGGCATCTACACCCCCGCCGCCGCCATGGGCGACGCGCTGATCGACCGCCTGCAAGCCCGCGCCGTGCTGCGCTTTCAAGTGGAAGATGAAGTGAAGCAGGTGCGCGCCGGCCCGCTTCCGCCGGATTATCAGACGGCCTAG
- a CDS encoding pyridoxal phosphate-dependent aminotransferase: MSNVSEALKRVKPSATMAMSAKARALKAAGRDCIALSQGEPDFDTPDNIKAAAIKAIQDGKTKYTDVDGIPELKDAIVGKFKRENGLEYKRTQINVSPGGKPVIFNAWKATLNPGDEVVIPAPYWVSYPDMALMCGGTPVVVDTTLEDSFKVRPDALRKAMTAKTKWVLLNSPSNPSGAAYTAAELKAIAAVLLDFPNVLIITDDMYEHLTYGEFEFTTIAQVEPRLYDRTLTMNGVSKAYSMTGWRIGYAGGPEWLIKAMSNVMGQTTSNPCSISQWAAVEALNGTQDFIPKNKKLFQGRRDLVVSMLNQAQGLKCPTPEGAFYVYPSCAGLIGKKAPNGKVIENDEAFAIELLEAEGVALVHGGAFGLSPNFRISYATATECLEDACQRIQRFCGSLS; the protein is encoded by the coding sequence ATGAGCAACGTTTCTGAAGCCCTGAAGCGCGTAAAACCGTCGGCCACAATGGCCATGAGCGCCAAGGCGCGCGCGCTGAAAGCCGCGGGCCGCGACTGCATTGCGCTTTCGCAAGGCGAGCCGGATTTCGACACGCCGGACAACATCAAGGCGGCCGCGATCAAGGCGATCCAAGACGGCAAAACCAAATACACCGATGTCGATGGCATTCCGGAACTGAAGGACGCCATCGTCGGCAAGTTCAAGCGCGAGAACGGGCTCGAGTATAAGCGCACGCAGATCAACGTCTCGCCCGGCGGCAAGCCGGTGATCTTCAACGCGTGGAAAGCCACGCTCAATCCTGGCGACGAAGTCGTGATCCCGGCGCCGTATTGGGTGAGCTATCCCGACATGGCGCTGATGTGCGGCGGCACGCCGGTGGTCGTCGATACGACGCTGGAGGATAGCTTCAAGGTGCGGCCCGACGCGCTGCGCAAAGCGATGACGGCGAAGACGAAGTGGGTGCTGCTGAACTCGCCGTCTAACCCGTCGGGCGCGGCCTACACCGCGGCGGAGCTTAAAGCGATCGCGGCGGTGCTGCTCGATTTCCCGAACGTGCTCATAATCACCGACGATATGTACGAGCATCTGACTTACGGCGAATTCGAGTTTACGACGATCGCACAAGTCGAGCCGCGTTTGTACGACCGTACGCTGACGATGAACGGCGTGTCGAAAGCGTACTCAATGACGGGCTGGCGCATCGGTTACGCCGGTGGGCCGGAATGGCTGATCAAGGCGATGTCGAACGTGATGGGGCAGACGACGTCGAACCCATGCTCGATCTCGCAATGGGCTGCGGTCGAAGCGCTAAACGGCACGCAGGACTTCATTCCGAAGAACAAGAAGCTGTTTCAGGGCCGGCGCGATCTGGTCGTGTCGATGCTGAACCAGGCGCAGGGCCTGAAGTGTCCGACGCCAGAGGGCGCGTTTTACGTGTACCCGTCGTGCGCTGGGCTGATCGGAAAGAAAGCGCCGAACGGCAAGGTGATCGAGAACGATGAAGCGTTTGCGATTGAGCTGCTGGAAGCGGAGGGCGTGGCGCTCGTGCACGGCGGCGCGTTCGGGCTCTCGCCAAACTTCCGCATTTCGTACGCGACAGCGACGGAGTGTCTGGAAGACGCGTGCCAGCGCATCCAGCGCTTCTGCGGCAGCTTGAGCTAG
- a CDS encoding TonB-dependent receptor plug domain-containing protein yields the protein MGIGRRLTWLATASLALSAAGLAHAQQTPQPQPAAPPEAAEEEIDESDDIVVLAEPGDQVRIDRRTYTLRDDPAAQSTDMFEVLGKVPAVSVAPSGAVTLLGADNVTIQINGQPVPGQNLEQVLRGITGASVERIEVITNPSAQYSAAASGGIINIITRQRFDTGFSGTVQASYDTLDSYHAGFSPTWSKGPWSISGSIGAFGGTQNSHFLRTREIFAPANTTVEEGAQNIDYSGFYASRLQVGYQIDPRRRVSVALDGVSADNEIERATSTSDSGGPLSDQLTLVDNDFDNRQLIFDAQQTGEQPRQSVKFNSVLQRITFSSGQDITIEPDGGPVQHFLANFETESVITNSKLDFEQPVGEERFLTFGAAFDTAEQDIENTRETVAGPPAIPDFDALLEGVQQTAALYGTFQFRTGDWTWLPGVRGESYRREVVSGGIESDTTDERIFPSLHIRRSLGSSVELDVSYTQRIQRPGFQQLDPSLRFIDVDRALSGNPDLEPAITDAYEANLTFQRNGASFGLTFYDRITTDVFSPFVEVNPDGIIVQRPVNAGESEQRGLQAILRGPIGDNWRYSLTANVLNREFDVLNGATLSSRSEFEYDGVAQIDYSDEDQVEIGADQVQLEVRFQGPRHTLQSDFDEFIVANATWRRRLTPQLFGVIAVQDIFSSQDQIQETLTPNYFERSETQSPGARLRFALTYQFGAATGRPPPPDQPMGPQIPGGG from the coding sequence ATGGGGATCGGACGACGCCTGACATGGCTCGCGACGGCATCGCTCGCGCTTAGCGCGGCGGGCCTTGCACACGCGCAACAAACGCCGCAGCCGCAGCCGGCCGCGCCGCCTGAAGCGGCGGAGGAAGAGATCGATGAGTCCGACGATATCGTCGTCCTCGCCGAACCTGGCGACCAGGTCCGCATCGATCGCCGCACCTACACGTTGCGCGACGATCCCGCCGCCCAAAGCACGGACATGTTCGAAGTGCTGGGCAAAGTGCCCGCGGTCAGCGTGGCGCCCTCGGGCGCGGTGACGCTCCTCGGCGCCGACAACGTCACAATTCAGATCAACGGCCAGCCGGTGCCGGGGCAAAACCTCGAACAAGTTCTGCGCGGCATTACCGGCGCCTCGGTCGAGCGCATCGAGGTCATCACCAACCCGTCCGCACAATACTCCGCCGCGGCGTCAGGCGGCATCATCAACATCATCACGCGCCAGCGCTTCGACACCGGATTCAGCGGCACGGTGCAAGCCAGCTACGACACATTGGACTCCTACCACGCCGGGTTCTCGCCGACGTGGTCGAAGGGGCCGTGGTCGATCAGCGGCAGCATCGGCGCCTTTGGCGGCACGCAAAACAGCCATTTCCTGCGCACCCGCGAAATCTTCGCCCCGGCGAATACCACCGTCGAAGAAGGCGCACAGAATATCGATTACAGCGGCTTCTACGCGAGCCGGCTGCAAGTCGGCTATCAGATCGATCCGCGCCGCCGCGTCAGCGTAGCGCTCGACGGTGTCAGCGCCGACAACGAAATCGAACGCGCGACCTCCACCAGCGATAGCGGCGGGCCACTGTCCGATCAGCTCACGCTGGTGGACAATGATTTCGACAACCGCCAGCTCATTTTCGACGCGCAGCAAACCGGCGAACAGCCGCGTCAGTCGGTGAAGTTCAACAGCGTGCTGCAGCGTATTACGTTCAGCTCGGGCCAAGACATCACCATCGAACCCGATGGCGGCCCCGTGCAGCACTTCCTCGCGAACTTCGAGACCGAGTCGGTCATCACCAATTCCAAGCTCGACTTCGAGCAACCCGTCGGCGAAGAGCGCTTCCTCACCTTCGGCGCCGCGTTCGACACCGCCGAGCAGGACATCGAAAACACGCGCGAGACGGTGGCTGGCCCGCCGGCAATTCCGGATTTCGACGCCCTGCTCGAAGGCGTGCAACAGACGGCGGCGCTCTACGGCACCTTCCAATTCCGCACCGGCGATTGGACCTGGCTGCCCGGCGTACGCGGCGAGAGCTACCGCCGCGAGGTGGTCTCCGGCGGAATCGAGAGCGACACCACGGACGAACGGATCTTCCCGAGCCTTCACATCCGCCGCAGCCTCGGGTCATCGGTCGAACTCGACGTCAGCTACACCCAGCGCATCCAGCGCCCCGGCTTCCAGCAGCTCGATCCATCGCTGCGCTTCATTGACGTTGATCGCGCGCTGAGCGGCAACCCGGACCTCGAACCTGCGATCACCGACGCCTACGAAGCCAACCTCACGTTCCAGCGCAACGGCGCAAGCTTCGGCCTCACCTTCTACGACCGCATCACGACGGACGTCTTCTCACCATTCGTAGAAGTGAACCCGGACGGCATCATCGTCCAGCGGCCCGTCAACGCCGGCGAAAGCGAACAACGCGGCCTGCAAGCCATCCTGCGTGGGCCGATTGGCGACAACTGGCGCTACTCGCTCACCGCCAATGTGCTTAACCGCGAGTTCGACGTGTTGAATGGCGCGACGCTCTCGTCGCGCAGCGAGTTCGAGTACGACGGCGTCGCCCAGATCGATTATAGCGACGAAGATCAGGTTGAGATCGGCGCCGACCAAGTGCAACTCGAAGTCCGCTTCCAAGGCCCGCGCCACACGCTGCAGAGCGACTTCGACGAATTCATCGTCGCCAACGCCACCTGGCGCCGTCGGCTGACGCCGCAACTGTTCGGCGTCATCGCGGTGCAGGACATCTTCTCAAGCCAGGATCAAATCCAGGAAACGCTCACGCCGAACTATTTCGAGCGCAGCGAAACCCAGAGCCCGGGCGCGCGACTCCGCTTTGCCCTCACCTACCAATTCGGCGCCGCCACCGGCCGCCCGCCGCCGCCCGATCAGCCCATGGGTCCGCAGATTCCAGGTGGCGGTTAG
- the rpoC gene encoding DNA-directed RNA polymerase subunit beta', with product MNQDLINNTFGNQPPAPVFDQIKISIASPEQIRSWSFGEIKKPETINYRTFKPERDGLFCARIFGPIKDYECLCGKYKRMKYKDIICEKCGVQVTLQRVRRERMGHIELAAPVAHIWFLKSLPSRIALMLDMALKDIERVLYFEQYIVLEPGLTPLEAKQLLTEEDYIRAQDEYGEDSFTASIGAEAVRELLMALNLEKEAEQLRKEIAESTSELKPKKLAKRLKLVEAFIRSGNKPEWMILTVVPVIPPELRPLVPLDGGRFATSDLNDLYRRVINRNNRLKRLMELRAPDIIIRNEKRMLQEAVDALFDNGRRGRVITGANKRPLKSLADMLKGKQGRFRQNLLGKRVDYSGRSVIVVGPDLKLHQCGLPKKMALELFKPFIYARLDIKGLSGTVKQSRRMVEKERPEVWDVLEEVIREHPVLLNRAPTLHRLGIQAFEPKLIEGKAIQLHPLVCAAFNADFDGDQMAVHVPLSLEAQLEARVLMMSTNNILSPANGKAIIVPSQDIVLGLYYLSTVKDGEPGEGKVFGTIGEIESALEAGVVTLHSKIKARFETVDADNKPLRLTIDTTPGRMKLGELLPRHPKISHKLLDQTMTKKEVGNLIDQVYRFCGQKATVIFADRIMQLGFKEAAKAGISFGMADMVVPKAKETLVEETRKRAAEYEKQYADGLITRGEKYNKVVDAWSKCTDKVADAMMEEASKPAKLKDGRLGELNSVFMMAHSGARGSKNQMKQLAGMRGLMAKPSGEIIETPIISNFKEGLSVLEYFNSTHGARKGLADTALKTANSGYLTRRLVDVAQDCIITEEDCGTQDGIQMVPVIDGADIVVSLGTRILGRTAAVDVVDPGNGKIVAPGGSFLDEDTVVAIEKAGVQAVKVRSVLTCETRTGVCGACYGRDLARNTQVNIGEAVGVIAAQSIGEPGTQLTMRTFHIGGAAQVAEQSVMESAHDGSIRFVNRNTVKNAAGELIVMSRGMQAVVVDEEGKERQSFKLSFGARLRVDEKSKIKRGDRISEWDPYATPILTETAGKAKFEDVVDGISARDEFDEATGISSKVIIDWRSTARGGDLKPAISVFNAKGVVVKTYALPVGAILSITDGDDVTPGQDLARMPTGGAKTRDITGGLPRVAELFEARRPKDHAIISESDGRVEFGKDYKNKRRLRVVSEDESLEPFEYMIPKGKHIPVQEGDFVKKGDYLLDGNPAPQDILSILGVEALANYLVEEIQKVYRLQGVPINDKHIEVIVRQMLQKVEIMESGDTEFLKGEAVEALDLEDENKRVVELGLTGATAQPMLLGITKASLQTRSFISAASFQETTRVLTEAASYGKSDTLEGLKENVIVGRLIPAGTGGQLRRYQKLAAERDEQLAIERAEDAARLRQPEAAE from the coding sequence ATGAACCAAGACCTGATCAACAACACGTTCGGCAATCAGCCGCCGGCGCCGGTGTTCGATCAGATCAAGATCTCGATCGCGAGCCCCGAGCAGATCCGCTCGTGGAGCTTCGGCGAGATCAAGAAGCCTGAGACCATCAACTACCGTACGTTCAAGCCGGAACGCGACGGCCTCTTCTGTGCGCGCATCTTTGGTCCGATCAAGGATTACGAGTGCCTGTGCGGCAAGTACAAGCGGATGAAGTACAAGGACATCATCTGCGAAAAGTGCGGCGTGCAAGTGACGTTGCAGCGCGTGCGCCGTGAGCGCATGGGCCACATCGAGCTTGCGGCGCCGGTCGCGCACATCTGGTTCCTGAAGTCGCTGCCGAGCCGCATCGCGCTGATGCTCGACATGGCGCTGAAGGACATCGAGCGCGTGCTGTACTTCGAACAGTACATCGTGCTCGAGCCTGGCCTGACGCCGCTCGAAGCCAAGCAATTGCTGACCGAAGAAGACTATATCCGCGCGCAAGACGAATACGGCGAAGACAGCTTCACCGCGTCGATCGGCGCCGAAGCCGTGCGCGAATTGCTGATGGCGCTCAACCTCGAAAAAGAGGCGGAGCAGCTGCGCAAGGAAATTGCTGAGTCCACTTCGGAACTGAAGCCGAAGAAGCTGGCGAAGCGTCTGAAGCTGGTGGAAGCGTTCATTCGTTCGGGCAACAAGCCGGAATGGATGATCCTGACGGTCGTGCCGGTGATCCCGCCGGAACTGCGTCCGCTGGTGCCGCTCGATGGCGGCCGCTTCGCGACGTCGGATCTGAACGACCTCTACCGCCGCGTCATCAACCGCAACAATCGTCTGAAGCGTCTGATGGAGCTCCGCGCGCCGGACATCATCATTCGCAACGAAAAGCGGATGCTGCAGGAAGCTGTCGACGCGCTGTTCGACAACGGCCGCCGCGGCCGCGTCATCACGGGCGCCAACAAACGGCCCCTAAAGTCGCTCGCCGACATGTTGAAGGGCAAGCAAGGCCGCTTCCGCCAGAACTTGCTCGGCAAGCGCGTCGACTATTCTGGCCGTTCGGTCATCGTCGTCGGTCCGGATCTGAAGCTGCATCAGTGCGGCCTGCCGAAGAAGATGGCGCTCGAGCTGTTCAAGCCGTTCATTTACGCGCGCCTCGACATCAAGGGTCTGTCGGGCACCGTGAAGCAATCGCGCCGCATGGTGGAAAAGGAGCGTCCCGAAGTTTGGGACGTGCTCGAAGAAGTCATCCGCGAGCACCCGGTTCTGCTGAACCGCGCGCCGACGCTTCACCGCTTGGGCATCCAAGCGTTCGAGCCGAAGCTGATTGAAGGCAAGGCGATCCAGCTGCATCCGCTGGTTTGCGCCGCGTTCAACGCTGACTTCGACGGCGACCAAATGGCCGTGCACGTCCCGCTGTCGCTCGAAGCGCAGCTGGAAGCGCGCGTGCTGATGATGAGCACGAACAACATCCTCTCGCCGGCGAACGGCAAGGCGATCATCGTGCCGTCGCAGGATATCGTTCTGGGTCTCTATTATCTGTCGACCGTGAAGGATGGCGAGCCGGGCGAAGGCAAGGTGTTCGGCACGATCGGTGAAATCGAGTCCGCGCTGGAAGCCGGCGTTGTCACGCTGCACAGCAAGATCAAAGCGCGCTTTGAAACGGTCGACGCCGACAACAAGCCGCTGCGTCTGACCATCGACACCACGCCGGGCCGGATGAAGCTTGGGGAACTGCTGCCGCGTCACCCGAAGATCAGCCACAAGCTGCTCGATCAGACCATGACCAAGAAGGAAGTCGGCAACCTGATCGATCAGGTTTACCGTTTCTGCGGTCAAAAGGCGACGGTGATCTTCGCCGATCGCATCATGCAGCTCGGCTTCAAGGAAGCGGCCAAGGCCGGCATCTCGTTCGGTATGGCCGACATGGTTGTGCCGAAGGCGAAGGAAACGCTGGTCGAAGAAACCCGCAAGCGCGCGGCTGAGTACGAGAAGCAATACGCGGATGGTCTCATTACGCGTGGCGAGAAGTACAACAAGGTTGTCGACGCTTGGTCGAAGTGCACCGACAAAGTCGCTGACGCGATGATGGAAGAAGCGTCCAAGCCGGCCAAACTCAAGGATGGCCGCCTGGGCGAACTCAACTCCGTCTTCATGATGGCGCACTCGGGCGCACGTGGTTCGAAGAACCAGATGAAGCAGCTCGCCGGCATGCGCGGCCTGATGGCCAAGCCGTCGGGTGAAATCATCGAGACTCCGATCATCTCGAACTTCAAGGAAGGCCTTTCGGTTCTCGAATACTTCAACTCGACCCACGGCGCCCGTAAGGGCCTCGCGGATACGGCGCTGAAGACCGCGAACTCGGGCTATCTGACGCGCCGCCTGGTCGATGTCGCGCAGGATTGCATCATCACGGAAGAAGACTGCGGCACGCAGGACGGCATCCAGATGGTGCCGGTGATCGACGGCGCCGACATCGTCGTTTCGCTCGGCACCCGCATCCTCGGCCGCACCGCGGCGGTGGACGTGGTTGATCCGGGCAACGGCAAGATCGTGGCGCCCGGCGGCTCGTTCCTCGACGAAGATACTGTCGTCGCGATTGAGAAGGCCGGCGTGCAAGCCGTGAAGGTGCGTTCGGTGCTGACGTGCGAAACCCGCACGGGCGTCTGCGGCGCTTGCTATGGCCGCGACCTCGCGCGCAACACGCAGGTCAATATCGGCGAAGCGGTCGGCGTCATCGCGGCGCAATCGATCGGTGAACCTGGCACGCAGCTCACCATGCGCACGTTCCACATCGGCGGCGCGGCGCAGGTCGCCGAGCAATCGGTGATGGAATCGGCGCACGACGGTTCGATCCGCTTCGTGAACCGCAACACCGTGAAGAACGCCGCTGGCGAACTCATCGTCATGAGCCGCGGCATGCAAGCCGTGGTGGTCGACGAAGAAGGCAAGGAGCGTCAAAGCTTCAAGCTGTCGTTCGGCGCGCGTCTGCGGGTTGACGAAAAGTCGAAGATCAAGCGCGGCGACCGGATTTCTGAATGGGATCCCTACGCTACGCCGATCCTCACCGAAACGGCCGGCAAGGCGAAATTCGAAGACGTCGTCGATGGAATTTCGGCGCGCGATGAGTTCGACGAAGCCACCGGCATCTCGTCGAAGGTGATCATCGACTGGCGCTCGACCGCGCGCGGCGGCGATCTGAAGCCAGCGATCTCGGTGTTTAACGCCAAAGGCGTCGTGGTGAAAACCTACGCGCTCCCGGTCGGCGCCATTCTCTCGATCACCGACGGCGATGACGTTACGCCTGGCCAAGACCTCGCACGTATGCCGACGGGCGGCGCCAAAACCCGTGACATCACCGGCGGTCTGCCGCGCGTGGCGGAACTGTTCGAAGCCCGTCGTCCGAAGGATCACGCCATCATCTCGGAAAGCGATGGCCGCGTGGAGTTCGGCAAGGACTACAAGAACAAGCGCCGTCTGCGTGTCGTGTCGGAAGACGAAAGCCTCGAGCCGTTCGAGTACATGATCCCGAAGGGCAAGCACATTCCGGTGCAAGAAGGCGACTTCGTGAAGAAGGGCGATTACCTGCTCGACGGCAACCCCGCGCCGCAGGACATCCTCTCCATCTTGGGCGTCGAAGCGCTGGCGAATTACCTCGTTGAGGAAATTCAGAAGGTCTATCGCCTGCAAGGCGTGCCCATCAACGACAAGCACATCGAGGTGATCGTTCGCCAGATGCTGCAGAAGGTCGAGATCATGGAATCCGGCGACACCGAATTCCTGAAGGGCGAAGCCGTCGAAGCGTTGGATCTCGAGGACGAGAACAAGCGCGTCGTCGAACTTGGTCTGACGGGTGCGACGGCTCAGCCGATGCTGCTCGGCATCACCAAGGCCTCGCTGCAGACGCGTTCGTTCATCTCGGCCGCGTCGTTCCAGGAAACCACGCGCGTACTCACCGAAGCCGCTTCGTACGGCAAGTCGGACACGCTCGAGGGCTTGAAGGAAAACGTGATCGTCGGGCGTCTGATCCCGGCGGGCACGGGCGGCCAATTGCGCCGCTACCAGAAACTCGCCGCCGAGCGCGACGAGCAACTGGCGATCGAACGCGCGGAAGACGCAGCTCGCCTGCGTCAGCCGGAAGCGGCCGAGTAA